A window of Ipomoea triloba cultivar NCNSP0323 chromosome 2, ASM357664v1 contains these coding sequences:
- the LOC116009660 gene encoding conserved oligomeric Golgi complex subunit 3 isoform X1: MATTKAAGTAVVPKSEAISKGYNFASTWEQNAPLTEQQQAAIQSLSHAVAERPFPANLSQDHTLGHHNGFSISAKQNALEDGGAIDTVLVNTNQFYKWFMDLEAAMKSETEEKYQHYVNNLTEQIQTCDGILHQVDETLEFFNSLQLQHQAVATKTKTLHDACDRLLIEKQKLIEFAESLHSKLSYFDELENVATSFYSPSMNVANSNFLPLLKRLDECITYVESNPQYAECNVYLVKFRQLQSRALGMIRSHVLSVLKSTSSQVQASIRSSGGSNALVSEGVEASVTYVRFKAAANELKPVLEEIESRTPRKEYVQILEECHKLYCEQRLSLIRSIVQQRISEFSKKEALPSLTRSGCAYLMQVCQLEHQLFKHFFPSSSEDISSLAPLTDPLCTYLYDTLRPKLIHEKNLDVLCELVDILKVEVLGEQVSRRGESLAGLRPTLDRVLADVHERLTFRARTYIRDEIANYFLVDEDLDYPRKLEQSAETNSEAEAALLADQNAIKMWYPPLEKTVSCLSKLYNSLEPAVFTGLAQEAVEVCSLSIQKASKLVIKRSSLMDGQLFLIKHLLILREQIAPFDIEFSVTHKELDFSHLLEQLRRILRGQASIFDWSRSTSLARTLSPRVLESQVDAKKELEKSLKSTCEEFIMSVTKQIVEPLLSFVTKVTAVKVALSGSQNQKTESAIAKPLKDQAFASMEKIAEILQKVNAAIDQDLPRVLEKMRLYLQNPSTRAILFKPIKTNIIEAHSQVLSLLKKEYSPEDSQNILNMISLEDLEVKLDSLL; the protein is encoded by the exons ATGGCGACGACTAAAGCGGCAGGGACCGCAGTTGTACCCAAGTCGGAAGCCATTTCCAAAGGATATAACTTCGCTTCTACTTGGGAACAG aATGCTCCATTGACAGAGCAGCAGCAAGCAGCTATTCAGTCACTTTCTCATGCCGTTGCAGAGCGACCTTTTCCTGCTAATTTG TCTCAGGATCATACTCTTGGACACCACAATGGTTTCTCCATTTCAGCAAAGCAAAATGCTCTGGAGGATGGTGGGGCCATTGATACTGTCTTGGTCAACACCAATCAG TTCTACAAATGGTTTATGGATCTTGAGGCAGCCATGAAATCAGAG ACAGAAGAGAAGTATCAGCATTATGTTAACAACTTGACTGAGCAGATACAAACATGTGACGGAATACTTCATCAG GTGGATGAAACACTTGAATTCTTCAATTCACTACAACTGCAGCATCAAGCAGTGGCAACAAAGACTAAGACTCTTCATGACGCATGTGATAGACTG CTTATAGAGAAGCAGAAACTAATTGAGTTCGCAGAATCACTTCACAGTAAACTCAGCTACTTTGATGAATTGGAGAAT GTTGCTACCAGTTTTTATTCTCCAAGCATGAATGTTGCTAACTCAAATTTTCTTCCATTGCTCAAAAGACTGGATGAGTGCATAAC GTATGTCGAGAGTAATCCACAATATGCTGAATGCAATGTTTACTTGGTCAAGTTTCGACAACTTCAG TCTCGAGCTCTTGGTATGATTCGATCGCATGTTCTTTCAGTTCTTAAAAGCACCTCTTCCCAG GTGCAAGCCTCAATTCGAAGCAGTGGTGGTAGCAATGCACTTGTTTCTGAAGGAGTAGAGGCATCTGTAACTTATGTCCGCTTCAAAGCAGCAGCAAATGAG CTTAAGCCAGTGTTGGAGGAAATTGAAAGTAGAACGCCCAGAAAAGAGTATGTTCAAATTCTTGAAGAATGCCACAAACTTTATTGTGAGCAGCGGCTCTCCTTG ATAAGAAGCATAGTTCAGCAGCGTATCTCTGAATTCTCCAAGAAAGAGGCATTACCATCACTAACTAGATCTGGTTGTGCATATCTAATGCAG GTCTGTCAGCTTGAGCACCAACTGTTCAAACACTTTTTCCCATCATCATCAGAGGATATTTCAAGTTTGGCTCCTCTAACAGATCCTCT GTGTACATACTTGTATGATACATTACGACCAAAACTTATCCATGAAAAAAATCTTGATGTTCTTTGTGAGTTGGTTGATATCCTTAAAGTCGAAGTTCTAGGAGAACAAGTAAGCAGGCGGGGTGAGTCATTAGCTGGGCTACGTCCAACATTAGACAGAGTTTTAGCAGATGTTCATGAACGATTGACTTTTCGTGCCCGTACATATATTCGCGACGAG ATTGCAAATTATTTTCTTGTGGATGAGGATTTGGATTACCCTAGAAAGTTGGAGCAATCAGCTGAAACAAACTCAGAAGCAGAAGCAGCT TTGCTGGCTGATCAAAATGCAATCAAAATGTGGTACCCTCCCCTGGAGAAAACTGTATCTTGCCTGTCAAAGCTGTATAATTCTCTAGAGCCAGCCGTTTTCACTGGTTTGGCACAG GAAGCAGTAGAAGTGTGCTCTCTATCCATTCAA AAAGCTAGCAAACTTGTTATAAAGAGATCATCTCTGATGGATGGGCAACTGTTCCTAATAAAACATCTTCTTATCCTAAGGGAGCAG ATTGCACCATTTGATATTGAATTCTCGGTCACGCACAAGGAGCTTGATTTTTCACATTTATTG GAACAACTCAGGCGGATTCTTAGGGGACAGGCATCAATTTTTGATTGGTCAAGATCAACTTCATTGGCAAGGACGTTGTCTCCACGAGTTTTGGAAAGCCAAGTTGATGCCAAGAAG GAACTGGAGAAAAGCCTAAAATCTACTTGTGAGGAGTTCATTATGTCAGTCACAAAGCAAATTGTGGAGCCCTTGCTTTCTTTTGTTACCAAG GTTACTGCTGTTAAAGTTGCACTATCTGGTAGTCAAAATCAAAAGACTGAATCTGCAATTGCAAAGCCCCTCAAGGATCAAGCTTTTgcttctatggaaaagattgcTGAAATTCTTCAAAAG GTTAATGCAGCAATTGATCAAGATTTGCCTAGGGTATTGGAAAAGATGAGGCTTTATCTACAGAACCCATCTACACGTGCAATACTTTTCAAACCAATAAA GACTAATATCATTGAAGCACATTCTCAAGTATTATCACTTCTGAAAAAAGAGTATTCACCGGAGGActcacaaaatattttgaatatgaTCTCATTAGAGGATCTGGAAGTAAAACTCGACAGCCTCCTCTAA
- the LOC116009660 gene encoding conserved oligomeric Golgi complex subunit 3 isoform X3, whose amino-acid sequence MDLEAAMKSETEEKYQHYVNNLTEQIQTCDGILHQVDETLEFFNSLQLQHQAVATKTKTLHDACDRLLIEKQKLIEFAESLHSKLSYFDELENVATSFYSPSMNVANSNFLPLLKRLDECITYVESNPQYAECNVYLVKFRQLQSRALGMIRSHVLSVLKSTSSQVQASIRSSGGSNALVSEGVEASVTYVRFKAAANELKPVLEEIESRTPRKEYVQILEECHKLYCEQRLSLIRSIVQQRISEFSKKEALPSLTRSGCAYLMQVCQLEHQLFKHFFPSSSEDISSLAPLTDPLCTYLYDTLRPKLIHEKNLDVLCELVDILKVEVLGEQVSRRGESLAGLRPTLDRVLADVHERLTFRARTYIRDEIANYFLVDEDLDYPRKLEQSAETNSEAEAALLADQNAIKMWYPPLEKTVSCLSKLYNSLEPAVFTGLAQEAVEVCSLSIQKASKLVIKRSSLMDGQLFLIKHLLILREQIAPFDIEFSVTHKELDFSHLLEQLRRILRGQASIFDWSRSTSLARTLSPRVLESQVDAKKELEKSLKSTCEEFIMSVTKQIVEPLLSFVTKVTAVKVALSGSQNQKTESAIAKPLKDQAFASMEKIAEILQKVNAAIDQDLPRVLEKMRLYLQNPSTRAILFKPIKTNIIEAHSQVLSLLKKEYSPEDSQNILNMISLEDLEVKLDSLL is encoded by the exons ATGGATCTTGAGGCAGCCATGAAATCAGAG ACAGAAGAGAAGTATCAGCATTATGTTAACAACTTGACTGAGCAGATACAAACATGTGACGGAATACTTCATCAG GTGGATGAAACACTTGAATTCTTCAATTCACTACAACTGCAGCATCAAGCAGTGGCAACAAAGACTAAGACTCTTCATGACGCATGTGATAGACTG CTTATAGAGAAGCAGAAACTAATTGAGTTCGCAGAATCACTTCACAGTAAACTCAGCTACTTTGATGAATTGGAGAAT GTTGCTACCAGTTTTTATTCTCCAAGCATGAATGTTGCTAACTCAAATTTTCTTCCATTGCTCAAAAGACTGGATGAGTGCATAAC GTATGTCGAGAGTAATCCACAATATGCTGAATGCAATGTTTACTTGGTCAAGTTTCGACAACTTCAG TCTCGAGCTCTTGGTATGATTCGATCGCATGTTCTTTCAGTTCTTAAAAGCACCTCTTCCCAG GTGCAAGCCTCAATTCGAAGCAGTGGTGGTAGCAATGCACTTGTTTCTGAAGGAGTAGAGGCATCTGTAACTTATGTCCGCTTCAAAGCAGCAGCAAATGAG CTTAAGCCAGTGTTGGAGGAAATTGAAAGTAGAACGCCCAGAAAAGAGTATGTTCAAATTCTTGAAGAATGCCACAAACTTTATTGTGAGCAGCGGCTCTCCTTG ATAAGAAGCATAGTTCAGCAGCGTATCTCTGAATTCTCCAAGAAAGAGGCATTACCATCACTAACTAGATCTGGTTGTGCATATCTAATGCAG GTCTGTCAGCTTGAGCACCAACTGTTCAAACACTTTTTCCCATCATCATCAGAGGATATTTCAAGTTTGGCTCCTCTAACAGATCCTCT GTGTACATACTTGTATGATACATTACGACCAAAACTTATCCATGAAAAAAATCTTGATGTTCTTTGTGAGTTGGTTGATATCCTTAAAGTCGAAGTTCTAGGAGAACAAGTAAGCAGGCGGGGTGAGTCATTAGCTGGGCTACGTCCAACATTAGACAGAGTTTTAGCAGATGTTCATGAACGATTGACTTTTCGTGCCCGTACATATATTCGCGACGAG ATTGCAAATTATTTTCTTGTGGATGAGGATTTGGATTACCCTAGAAAGTTGGAGCAATCAGCTGAAACAAACTCAGAAGCAGAAGCAGCT TTGCTGGCTGATCAAAATGCAATCAAAATGTGGTACCCTCCCCTGGAGAAAACTGTATCTTGCCTGTCAAAGCTGTATAATTCTCTAGAGCCAGCCGTTTTCACTGGTTTGGCACAG GAAGCAGTAGAAGTGTGCTCTCTATCCATTCAA AAAGCTAGCAAACTTGTTATAAAGAGATCATCTCTGATGGATGGGCAACTGTTCCTAATAAAACATCTTCTTATCCTAAGGGAGCAG ATTGCACCATTTGATATTGAATTCTCGGTCACGCACAAGGAGCTTGATTTTTCACATTTATTG GAACAACTCAGGCGGATTCTTAGGGGACAGGCATCAATTTTTGATTGGTCAAGATCAACTTCATTGGCAAGGACGTTGTCTCCACGAGTTTTGGAAAGCCAAGTTGATGCCAAGAAG GAACTGGAGAAAAGCCTAAAATCTACTTGTGAGGAGTTCATTATGTCAGTCACAAAGCAAATTGTGGAGCCCTTGCTTTCTTTTGTTACCAAG GTTACTGCTGTTAAAGTTGCACTATCTGGTAGTCAAAATCAAAAGACTGAATCTGCAATTGCAAAGCCCCTCAAGGATCAAGCTTTTgcttctatggaaaagattgcTGAAATTCTTCAAAAG GTTAATGCAGCAATTGATCAAGATTTGCCTAGGGTATTGGAAAAGATGAGGCTTTATCTACAGAACCCATCTACACGTGCAATACTTTTCAAACCAATAAA GACTAATATCATTGAAGCACATTCTCAAGTATTATCACTTCTGAAAAAAGAGTATTCACCGGAGGActcacaaaatattttgaatatgaTCTCATTAGAGGATCTGGAAGTAAAACTCGACAGCCTCCTCTAA
- the LOC116009660 gene encoding conserved oligomeric Golgi complex subunit 3 isoform X2, with protein sequence MATTKAAGTAVVPKSEAISKGYNFASTWEQNAPLTEQQQAAIQSLSHAVAERPFPANLDHTLGHHNGFSISAKQNALEDGGAIDTVLVNTNQFYKWFMDLEAAMKSETEEKYQHYVNNLTEQIQTCDGILHQVDETLEFFNSLQLQHQAVATKTKTLHDACDRLLIEKQKLIEFAESLHSKLSYFDELENVATSFYSPSMNVANSNFLPLLKRLDECITYVESNPQYAECNVYLVKFRQLQSRALGMIRSHVLSVLKSTSSQVQASIRSSGGSNALVSEGVEASVTYVRFKAAANELKPVLEEIESRTPRKEYVQILEECHKLYCEQRLSLIRSIVQQRISEFSKKEALPSLTRSGCAYLMQVCQLEHQLFKHFFPSSSEDISSLAPLTDPLCTYLYDTLRPKLIHEKNLDVLCELVDILKVEVLGEQVSRRGESLAGLRPTLDRVLADVHERLTFRARTYIRDEIANYFLVDEDLDYPRKLEQSAETNSEAEAALLADQNAIKMWYPPLEKTVSCLSKLYNSLEPAVFTGLAQEAVEVCSLSIQKASKLVIKRSSLMDGQLFLIKHLLILREQIAPFDIEFSVTHKELDFSHLLEQLRRILRGQASIFDWSRSTSLARTLSPRVLESQVDAKKELEKSLKSTCEEFIMSVTKQIVEPLLSFVTKVTAVKVALSGSQNQKTESAIAKPLKDQAFASMEKIAEILQKVNAAIDQDLPRVLEKMRLYLQNPSTRAILFKPIKTNIIEAHSQVLSLLKKEYSPEDSQNILNMISLEDLEVKLDSLL encoded by the exons ATGGCGACGACTAAAGCGGCAGGGACCGCAGTTGTACCCAAGTCGGAAGCCATTTCCAAAGGATATAACTTCGCTTCTACTTGGGAACAG aATGCTCCATTGACAGAGCAGCAGCAAGCAGCTATTCAGTCACTTTCTCATGCCGTTGCAGAGCGACCTTTTCCTGCTAATTTG GATCATACTCTTGGACACCACAATGGTTTCTCCATTTCAGCAAAGCAAAATGCTCTGGAGGATGGTGGGGCCATTGATACTGTCTTGGTCAACACCAATCAG TTCTACAAATGGTTTATGGATCTTGAGGCAGCCATGAAATCAGAG ACAGAAGAGAAGTATCAGCATTATGTTAACAACTTGACTGAGCAGATACAAACATGTGACGGAATACTTCATCAG GTGGATGAAACACTTGAATTCTTCAATTCACTACAACTGCAGCATCAAGCAGTGGCAACAAAGACTAAGACTCTTCATGACGCATGTGATAGACTG CTTATAGAGAAGCAGAAACTAATTGAGTTCGCAGAATCACTTCACAGTAAACTCAGCTACTTTGATGAATTGGAGAAT GTTGCTACCAGTTTTTATTCTCCAAGCATGAATGTTGCTAACTCAAATTTTCTTCCATTGCTCAAAAGACTGGATGAGTGCATAAC GTATGTCGAGAGTAATCCACAATATGCTGAATGCAATGTTTACTTGGTCAAGTTTCGACAACTTCAG TCTCGAGCTCTTGGTATGATTCGATCGCATGTTCTTTCAGTTCTTAAAAGCACCTCTTCCCAG GTGCAAGCCTCAATTCGAAGCAGTGGTGGTAGCAATGCACTTGTTTCTGAAGGAGTAGAGGCATCTGTAACTTATGTCCGCTTCAAAGCAGCAGCAAATGAG CTTAAGCCAGTGTTGGAGGAAATTGAAAGTAGAACGCCCAGAAAAGAGTATGTTCAAATTCTTGAAGAATGCCACAAACTTTATTGTGAGCAGCGGCTCTCCTTG ATAAGAAGCATAGTTCAGCAGCGTATCTCTGAATTCTCCAAGAAAGAGGCATTACCATCACTAACTAGATCTGGTTGTGCATATCTAATGCAG GTCTGTCAGCTTGAGCACCAACTGTTCAAACACTTTTTCCCATCATCATCAGAGGATATTTCAAGTTTGGCTCCTCTAACAGATCCTCT GTGTACATACTTGTATGATACATTACGACCAAAACTTATCCATGAAAAAAATCTTGATGTTCTTTGTGAGTTGGTTGATATCCTTAAAGTCGAAGTTCTAGGAGAACAAGTAAGCAGGCGGGGTGAGTCATTAGCTGGGCTACGTCCAACATTAGACAGAGTTTTAGCAGATGTTCATGAACGATTGACTTTTCGTGCCCGTACATATATTCGCGACGAG ATTGCAAATTATTTTCTTGTGGATGAGGATTTGGATTACCCTAGAAAGTTGGAGCAATCAGCTGAAACAAACTCAGAAGCAGAAGCAGCT TTGCTGGCTGATCAAAATGCAATCAAAATGTGGTACCCTCCCCTGGAGAAAACTGTATCTTGCCTGTCAAAGCTGTATAATTCTCTAGAGCCAGCCGTTTTCACTGGTTTGGCACAG GAAGCAGTAGAAGTGTGCTCTCTATCCATTCAA AAAGCTAGCAAACTTGTTATAAAGAGATCATCTCTGATGGATGGGCAACTGTTCCTAATAAAACATCTTCTTATCCTAAGGGAGCAG ATTGCACCATTTGATATTGAATTCTCGGTCACGCACAAGGAGCTTGATTTTTCACATTTATTG GAACAACTCAGGCGGATTCTTAGGGGACAGGCATCAATTTTTGATTGGTCAAGATCAACTTCATTGGCAAGGACGTTGTCTCCACGAGTTTTGGAAAGCCAAGTTGATGCCAAGAAG GAACTGGAGAAAAGCCTAAAATCTACTTGTGAGGAGTTCATTATGTCAGTCACAAAGCAAATTGTGGAGCCCTTGCTTTCTTTTGTTACCAAG GTTACTGCTGTTAAAGTTGCACTATCTGGTAGTCAAAATCAAAAGACTGAATCTGCAATTGCAAAGCCCCTCAAGGATCAAGCTTTTgcttctatggaaaagattgcTGAAATTCTTCAAAAG GTTAATGCAGCAATTGATCAAGATTTGCCTAGGGTATTGGAAAAGATGAGGCTTTATCTACAGAACCCATCTACACGTGCAATACTTTTCAAACCAATAAA GACTAATATCATTGAAGCACATTCTCAAGTATTATCACTTCTGAAAAAAGAGTATTCACCGGAGGActcacaaaatattttgaatatgaTCTCATTAGAGGATCTGGAAGTAAAACTCGACAGCCTCCTCTAA
- the LOC116006477 gene encoding uncharacterized protein At5g43822-like yields MESAVKKYQQRFRKVKDEIDRWEELHTRLLSQFANASSIIQRLQVIQGSKNYGALKCIQGIEDAVLAKQLNSLQSILLSMNKTLEGFHSIVLSFEKIVRDSRQQVKGGSAQPNVKQLQQRIGIKPSLADCLDGLTILSEMHQSEYRLKLSLVSATSTLALKPSVTDDLSVIQQLLIDQPNIPKEEVQFIFDVIFAEDIC; encoded by the exons ATGGAATCAGCAGTTAAGAAATATCAGCAAAGATTCAGAAAAGTGAAGGATGAGATTGATAGGTGGGAGGAGCTTCATACTAGATTGCTTTCCCAATTTGCTAATGCTTCCTCCATCATCCAGAGATTGCAG gTGATTCAAGGTTCAAAAAATTATGGTGCTTTGAAATGTATTCAAGGTATTGAAGATGCTGTATTGGCAAAACAGTTGAATTCTCTGCAAAGTATTCTGCTTTCTATGAATAAGACTTT GGAAGGATTTCATTCCATTGTTTTATCATTTGAGAAGATTGTTCGTGATAGTAGACAGCAAGTAAAAGGCGGGTCAGCTCAACCAAATGTGAAACAGTTGCAGCAACGAATTGGCATCAAACCAAGTCTTGCAGATTGCTTAGATGGGCTTACTATTCTTAGTGAGATGCACCAATCAGA GTACCGTCTTAAATTGTCTCTGGTATCAGCAACTTCAACACTTGCCTTGAAACCTAG TGTTACTGATGATTTAAGTGTCATCCAGCAGCTTTTGATAGATCAGCCTAACATCCCTAAAGAGGAAG TGCAATTTATATTTGATGTCATTTTTGCTGAAGACATCTGTTGA